In Candidatus Cloacimonadota bacterium, the following are encoded in one genomic region:
- a CDS encoding Fic family protein: protein MPVNYITIQQALDTHLLTVKISGGGDTGIINSGQLESVLNHIQNDDYYPTIEDKLTHLIWGACKFHCFSDGNKRIAVSLGAQFLLINGYLVLTGRFIRYMENISYHVAAGNIDKDLLHKIICALMEGTEDDESLKLEIYNAIKDDER, encoded by the coding sequence ATGCCTGTTAATTACATCACAATCCAGCAGGCTCTTGATACGCATCTGTTGACTGTGAAAATAAGCGGAGGTGGTGATACTGGCATTATCAATAGCGGTCAGCTTGAGAGTGTCTTGAATCATATCCAAAACGACGATTATTACCCTACTATCGAGGATAAGCTTACTCATCTGATCTGGGGAGCATGCAAATTCCATTGTTTCTCCGATGGGAATAAGCGAATTGCCGTCTCTCTGGGAGCGCAGTTTCTATTGATAAATGGCTATTTAGTTCTGACAGGCAGATTTATACGCTATATGGAAAACATTAGTTATCACGTAGCTGCTGGGAACATAGACAAGGATCTTTTACACAAGATCATCTGTGCTCTGATGGAGGGTACTGAAGATGATGAATCTCTCAAACTGGAGATTTATAACGCCATCAAAGATGATGAGAGATAG
- a CDS encoding DNA-binding protein, with the protein MAKDLTNSTVDRQNILNNQYAINEIQKAVKLQGILFEGKLVFLIDHIADFFEVTTRTIKNYISNFETELKNNGYEVLRGKKLSDFKLTAKWADVSEMDFPDIKAPQLGIFDFRAFLNLGMLMVESERARLLRQAILDIVIDTINAKTGGGTKYINQRDEDFIGSWFVEENYRKQFTDALRDNVDMGNFKYPLYTDRIYVSIFKEQASEYRAILRLQKKDKVRDTFYAEILDLVAAYECGFAALLKDQSEKKGRKLTFFETDKLFRSFESQPVLKPLIEKARVKMASRDLAFRDALHLQLEEYITPLQAKEFERFLGEKSKELADRLEEAKDVMKRLKDRG; encoded by the coding sequence ATGGCAAAAGATCTCACAAATTCAACAGTGGATAGGCAAAACATACTAAACAATCAGTATGCAATTAACGAAATCCAAAAAGCGGTAAAGCTTCAAGGCATACTCTTTGAAGGTAAGCTAGTTTTTTTGATTGATCATATTGCTGACTTCTTCGAAGTAACTACCAGAACCATAAAGAACTATATAAGCAATTTCGAAACAGAGCTAAAAAACAACGGTTACGAGGTTCTACGAGGGAAAAAGCTATCTGACTTTAAGTTAACCGCAAAATGGGCAGATGTTAGTGAAATGGATTTCCCTGACATTAAAGCACCTCAATTAGGAATATTTGACTTCAGGGCTTTTTTAAACCTTGGCATGCTAATGGTTGAAAGTGAAAGGGCAAGGTTACTCCGTCAGGCTATCCTAGACATAGTGATAGACACTATCAATGCTAAGACGGGGGGAGGGACAAAGTACATCAATCAAAGGGATGAGGATTTCATCGGTTCTTGGTTTGTCGAGGAAAACTACAGAAAGCAGTTTACCGATGCACTTCGAGATAATGTAGATATGGGAAACTTCAAGTATCCACTATATACAGATCGGATTTATGTCAGTATATTCAAAGAACAGGCCTCTGAGTATCGGGCTATCCTCCGTCTACAGAAAAAAGACAAGGTGCGTGATACGTTTTATGCTGAGATTCTTGATCTCGTCGCCGCCTATGAATGTGGTTTTGCCGCTCTATTAAAGGATCAATCGGAAAAGAAAGGACGAAAGCTTACTTTCTTTGAAACAGATAAGCTATTCCGCAGCTTTGAATCCCAGCCAGTCTTAAAACCCCTTATCGAGAAAGCCCGAGTGAAAATGGCTAGCCGCGATCTGGCGTTTCGCGATGCACTTCACCTCCAGCTAGAGGAATACATCACTCCCTTGCAAGCAAAAGAATTTGAGCGCTTCTTGGGAGAGAAGAGCAAGGAACTTGCGGATAGGCTGGAAGAAGCAAAGGATGTAATGAAGCGCCTCAAGGATAGAGGATAA
- a CDS encoding DEAD/DEAH box helicase family protein, whose protein sequence is MARKTALKTHKFTNKLILNQWLMSQFGIDPIADDVDHTRPFHRLAAPLKDTRLEGFDTDGLHMFYHALVDSELFYNEFHPISKDQLLIYEENIVSHTNAINKMRYRPIKWKYFQWLSLLFVEIYLDRYFTDKEKLLDDLNAYVQLFNDRWTGFLNIDPYAIDDLNKLCLQNATGSGKTLLMHVNLLQFQLYANKHPKANEISRVILLSPNERLSEQHLEELNLSGFYLAQKLNPKSSGRYGTIDVIEITKLGDSEGPNTIATRSLGDQNLLLVDEGHRGMSGKEEGVWFTRRSELCAKGFTFEYSATFAQAVASANNRTFEDSYAKAIIFDYSYRWFYEDGFGKDYQILNLPKTYQKVQDIYLTACLLKYYQQLKVYQDKARELEPFNLEKPLWVFVGSTVTKKKGKQKIELPSEELLADVGLIIVFFAKFLSNKDAFIRYIEQILYGGGHSTGLLDDNGNDIFAHSFAYLLKTLNAHDNLDVVYLDILKHLFNNPASGQLRMDRIKGDSGEVALYLGNSDIPFGLINVGDAKGLCDHVEAYARQFDIQLSVEESDFTEAMFASVKDSSSSINLLVGSKKFIEGWDCWRVSTMGLMHVGRTEGTQIIQLFGRGVRLKGYNWSLKRSGHIHELKKPDFIEDIETLNVFGIEADFMEKFRQFLKDEGLPGNEKREVITIPMNVTADFGKKLKILRPKKKQDGSEYDFKKDGPIPSIGSVPQYLQKNAVVSDWYPRIQSIKSKGTLQGGQKDEVKLKSKHISLLDLDSLYFELERFKREKSWHNLTITKQGITSLLSDSSWYRLYLPETRLAPQNYQDVLILQQIATELVRRFTEKYYNFCKKSFIEPRLELRELTRDDDNLPSEDQYRIIVDGDDQTLIQQIEKLKQEIISNKQDLIAVGDLKACNFGKHLFQPLFHVQSGGNITILPIALGESEYQFVTDLKDWCDKNNHLMKSTGMELFLLRNLSRGKGVGFFEAGNFHPDFILWMLSGDKQYVHFIEPHGLMHEGINSPKIQFHKTIKDIEARLGDPNVILSSWILSWTPKNELKLRGYDPEEYMRNNVVFMEDTDEYINRVFQLEDLGDHV, encoded by the coding sequence ATGGCTCGTAAAACGGCATTGAAAACACATAAATTTACTAATAAACTGATTCTGAACCAATGGCTGATGAGCCAGTTTGGAATAGATCCCATAGCGGATGATGTAGATCACACTCGTCCCTTCCACAGATTGGCTGCCCCTCTAAAAGACACTCGTTTGGAGGGCTTTGACACAGACGGCTTGCATATGTTTTATCATGCGCTGGTGGATAGCGAGCTTTTTTACAACGAGTTCCATCCTATCAGCAAAGACCAGCTTTTGATCTATGAAGAAAACATAGTATCTCACACAAATGCCATCAACAAAATGCGTTATCGTCCTATCAAATGGAAGTACTTCCAGTGGCTTTCATTGCTCTTTGTGGAGATATACCTTGATCGCTATTTCACAGATAAAGAGAAGCTGTTGGATGATCTGAATGCCTATGTGCAGCTCTTTAACGATAGATGGACTGGTTTTTTGAACATCGATCCATATGCTATCGATGACCTTAATAAACTTTGCCTGCAAAACGCCACGGGTAGCGGGAAAACCTTGCTGATGCATGTTAACCTTCTGCAGTTTCAGCTCTACGCGAATAAACACCCCAAGGCCAATGAGATATCCCGCGTCATCCTGCTGAGTCCCAATGAACGGTTGAGTGAACAACATCTGGAAGAGCTCAATTTGAGTGGATTCTATTTAGCTCAAAAGCTCAATCCAAAATCCAGCGGCAGATATGGGACTATCGATGTGATAGAAATCACCAAACTGGGGGATAGTGAAGGCCCGAACACTATTGCCACCCGCAGCTTGGGAGATCAGAACCTTTTACTGGTGGATGAGGGGCATCGTGGCATGAGCGGCAAAGAAGAAGGTGTATGGTTTACCAGAAGATCAGAGCTCTGTGCCAAGGGCTTTACTTTTGAGTATTCCGCCACCTTTGCCCAAGCTGTGGCTTCTGCGAATAATAGAACCTTCGAAGACAGTTATGCCAAAGCGATCATCTTTGACTATTCCTATCGGTGGTTTTATGAAGATGGCTTTGGCAAGGATTATCAGATTCTGAACCTGCCCAAAACCTATCAAAAGGTTCAGGATATCTACCTAACGGCTTGTTTACTTAAATATTACCAACAACTTAAAGTATATCAAGATAAGGCTCGAGAGCTGGAACCCTTCAATCTTGAGAAACCTCTGTGGGTGTTTGTCGGCAGCACGGTCACAAAGAAAAAGGGCAAGCAAAAGATAGAATTGCCCAGTGAGGAGTTGCTGGCTGATGTTGGCCTGATTATTGTCTTTTTTGCCAAATTCTTGTCCAACAAGGATGCCTTCATTCGTTACATCGAACAGATTCTATATGGAGGCGGCCATAGCACTGGTCTGTTGGATGATAACGGCAATGATATCTTCGCGCATTCCTTTGCCTATCTACTCAAAACTCTCAATGCCCACGACAACTTAGATGTGGTTTATCTGGATATACTGAAGCATTTGTTCAACAATCCAGCAAGCGGCCAGTTAAGAATGGATAGGATCAAGGGTGATTCAGGCGAAGTTGCATTGTATTTAGGGAACTCAGATATCCCCTTCGGGTTGATAAACGTCGGTGATGCCAAAGGTCTCTGCGATCATGTTGAAGCGTATGCCCGGCAATTTGATATCCAACTAAGTGTGGAGGAAAGTGATTTTACGGAAGCCATGTTTGCTTCAGTTAAGGACTCTTCATCTTCAATAAATCTGCTGGTAGGGTCCAAGAAGTTTATCGAAGGCTGGGACTGCTGGCGTGTGAGTACCATGGGTTTAATGCATGTGGGACGTACTGAGGGTACTCAGATTATTCAGCTGTTTGGGCGGGGAGTGCGTTTAAAAGGGTACAACTGGAGTCTGAAACGTAGCGGACACATTCATGAGCTTAAAAAGCCCGATTTCATCGAAGACATTGAAACACTCAATGTCTTTGGCATCGAAGCAGACTTCATGGAGAAATTTAGGCAGTTTCTCAAGGATGAAGGCTTGCCCGGCAATGAGAAACGGGAAGTGATCACAATTCCCATGAACGTGACAGCCGATTTTGGTAAGAAACTAAAGATTCTAAGGCCTAAGAAGAAGCAAGATGGATCTGAATATGACTTTAAGAAAGATGGCCCCATCCCATCAATAGGATCAGTTCCTCAGTATCTACAAAAAAATGCGGTAGTCTCAGATTGGTATCCACGCATCCAGTCCATCAAATCCAAAGGCACACTTCAAGGCGGGCAAAAGGATGAGGTAAAACTAAAATCCAAGCATATCAGCCTCTTGGATTTGGATTCATTATATTTCGAGTTGGAACGTTTCAAAAGGGAAAAGAGCTGGCACAATCTCACTATTACCAAACAAGGCATCACAAGCCTACTATCTGATTCATCCTGGTATAGGCTGTATCTCCCTGAAACAAGGCTGGCTCCACAAAACTACCAAGATGTTCTCATCCTGCAGCAGATTGCCACGGAATTGGTAAGACGATTTACAGAGAAGTACTACAATTTCTGTAAGAAGTCCTTTATTGAACCGAGATTAGAGCTTCGTGAGCTCACCAGAGATGATGATAATCTCCCATCAGAGGATCAATATAGGATTATTGTTGATGGGGACGATCAGACGCTGATTCAACAGATAGAGAAGCTCAAGCAAGAAATCATCAGTAATAAACAAGATCTAATAGCAGTGGGTGACCTGAAAGCCTGCAATTTTGGTAAACACCTCTTTCAACCCCTGTTCCACGTCCAAAGCGGCGGGAACATCACAATTCTGCCAATTGCATTGGGTGAGAGTGAGTACCAGTTTGTAACAGATTTAAAAGACTGGTGTGATAAGAACAACCACTTGATGAAATCAACCGGTATGGAACTATTTCTCCTCCGCAATCTCAGCCGGGGCAAAGGAGTGGGCTTCTTTGAAGCGGGTAACTTCCACCCCGATTTTATCCTCTGGATGCTCTCTGGCGATAAGCAATATGTTCACTTTATCGAACCGCATGGACTCATGCACGAAGGTATCAACAGTCCTAAAATCCAGTTCCACAAGACCATCAAAGATATTGAAGCAAGGCTGGGTGATCCCAATGTTATCCTCAGTAGTTGGATTCTATCCTGGACACCAAAAAACGAACTTAAACTCCGTGGATATGATCCTGAGGAGTACATGAGGAACAACGTGGTGTTTATGGAAGATACAGATGAATATATAAATCGAGTATTCCAACTTGAGGACCTTGGTGATCATGTTTAG